In a single window of the Streptomyces cinnabarinus genome:
- a CDS encoding glycosyltransferase — translation MSEPLRIVRLANFVAPSSGGLRTALRELGKGFKTAGHEPVLIVPGERHTDQETEQGRVITLPGPLLPGTGGYRVLTDRRRVAALLEELAPDRLEVSDRTTLRWTGKWARRARVPAVMVSHETADGVLRTWGLSEGAARRAADALNVRTAHTYSRVVCTTEFAEREFVRIGARNVVRAPLGVDLVQRHPALRDAGLRARHAHVAEALLVTCTRLSVEKRPGTALDALEALLARGRRAVLVIAGDGPLRPRLEQRARERGLPVTFLGHVSDRAMLGALQASADVCLAPGPAETFGLAALEAMACGTPVAVSTSSALPEVIGSAGAAAADHGEGFADAVEELLGRPEEERREAARARAECFGWDTAVTAFLTAHDAPLPGRDRVPEGVV, via the coding sequence GTGAGCGAGCCACTGCGCATCGTCCGGCTCGCGAACTTCGTCGCGCCCTCCTCCGGCGGGCTGCGCACGGCGCTGCGCGAACTCGGCAAGGGCTTCAAGACGGCCGGGCACGAACCCGTGCTCATCGTGCCCGGCGAGCGCCACACCGACCAGGAGACCGAGCAGGGCCGGGTCATCACCCTGCCCGGACCGCTGCTGCCCGGCACCGGCGGCTACCGGGTCCTGACCGACAGGCGGCGCGTGGCCGCCCTCCTGGAGGAGCTGGCCCCGGACCGCCTGGAGGTGTCCGACCGGACGACCCTCAGGTGGACCGGCAAATGGGCGCGACGCGCGCGCGTGCCCGCCGTGATGGTCTCCCACGAGACCGCCGACGGCGTCCTGCGCACCTGGGGCCTGTCCGAGGGCGCGGCCCGCCGCGCCGCCGACGCCCTCAACGTCCGTACCGCCCACACCTACTCACGCGTGGTGTGCACCACGGAGTTCGCCGAGCGGGAGTTCGTGCGGATCGGCGCCCGGAACGTCGTACGGGCCCCGCTCGGCGTCGACCTGGTGCAGCGGCATCCCGCGCTGCGCGACGCGGGGCTTCGGGCCCGGCACGCGCATGTGGCCGAGGCGCTCCTCGTCACCTGCACCCGGCTGTCCGTGGAGAAGCGGCCCGGGACCGCGCTCGACGCGCTGGAGGCGCTCCTCGCCCGCGGGCGGCGGGCGGTGCTGGTCATCGCCGGGGACGGGCCGCTCAGGCCGCGTCTCGAACAGCGGGCCCGGGAGCGCGGGCTGCCGGTGACCTTCCTCGGGCACGTCTCCGACCGGGCCATGCTCGGGGCGCTCCAGGCGTCCGCCGACGTGTGCCTGGCGCCGGGGCCCGCGGAGACCTTCGGGCTCGCCGCGCTGGAGGCGATGGCGTGCGGGACGCCGGTGGCGGTGAGCACGTCGTCCGCGCTGCCGGAGGTGATCGGCTCCGCCGGGGCCGCGGCCGCGGACCACGGGGAGGGCTTCGCCGACGCCGTGGAGGAGCTCCTCGGGCGTCCCGAGGAGGAGCGGCGGGAGGCGGCACGGGCGCGTGCCGAGTGCTTCGGCTGGGACACGGCGGTCACGGCCTTCCTCACCGCGCACGACGCGCCCCTCCCCGGGCGGGACCGGGTGCCGGAGGGCGTCGTATGA
- a CDS encoding glycosyltransferase family 4 protein, which produces MRVVIVTESFPPDVNGVAHCALQTARHLVDRGHAPVVVAPAPAPGSKLGALAAPCPVVHVPSLPLPGYPQVRVALPSRRLASTLIEHNADMVHLASPFVIGVRGMAAAARLGIPAVAVYQTDLAGYARTYMGAGEAAAWRRIRSVHSAADLTLAPSSASLRDLEAHGVPRVKLWPRGVDTVRFRPDLRDEALRRELAPNGELIVGYVGRLAPEKHIELLAGACRLDGVKLVVVGDGPSRPNLEQALPGAVFLGRRTGDDLARIFASLDVFAHTGPFETFCQTVQEAMASGVPVVAPAVGGPLDLVAHGHTGLLFPAGDADALREAVAALQADPALRAAYGSAAREMVEGRTWAAVGDQLIGHYADVLAGRRARVAA; this is translated from the coding sequence ATGCGTGTCGTCATCGTGACCGAATCCTTTCCCCCCGACGTGAACGGCGTGGCCCACTGCGCGCTCCAGACCGCCCGACACCTCGTCGATCGCGGTCACGCCCCCGTCGTCGTCGCCCCGGCCCCCGCCCCCGGGAGCAAGCTCGGCGCGCTCGCCGCGCCGTGCCCCGTCGTCCATGTCCCCTCCCTTCCGCTTCCCGGCTACCCCCAGGTGCGCGTCGCTCTCCCCAGCAGGCGCCTGGCCTCGACGCTTATCGAGCACAACGCCGACATGGTCCACCTGGCCAGTCCCTTCGTCATCGGCGTCCGCGGCATGGCCGCCGCGGCCCGGCTCGGCATCCCCGCCGTCGCCGTCTACCAGACCGACCTGGCCGGATACGCCCGCACCTACATGGGCGCGGGCGAGGCGGCGGCCTGGCGGCGCATCCGCTCCGTGCACTCCGCCGCCGACCTCACCCTCGCCCCGTCCAGTGCCTCCCTGCGTGATCTGGAGGCCCACGGCGTGCCCCGGGTCAAGCTGTGGCCGCGCGGCGTGGACACCGTCCGCTTCCGCCCCGACCTGCGCGACGAGGCACTGCGCCGGGAACTCGCGCCCAACGGCGAGCTGATCGTCGGCTACGTCGGCCGGCTCGCCCCCGAGAAGCACATCGAGCTGCTCGCCGGCGCCTGCCGGCTGGACGGCGTCAAGCTCGTCGTCGTGGGCGACGGGCCGAGCCGCCCGAACCTGGAGCAGGCGCTGCCCGGCGCCGTCTTCCTGGGCCGCCGCACCGGCGACGACCTCGCCCGGATCTTCGCCTCCCTGGACGTCTTCGCACACACCGGGCCCTTCGAGACCTTCTGCCAGACCGTGCAGGAGGCCATGGCCAGCGGAGTGCCCGTCGTCGCGCCCGCCGTCGGCGGACCGCTGGACCTGGTCGCCCACGGGCACACCGGCCTGCTGTTCCCGGCAGGCGACGCCGACGCTCTGCGCGAGGCGGTGGCGGCCCTCCAGGCCGATCCCGCGCTGCGCGCCGCGTACGGCTCCGCCGCGCGGGAGATGGTCGAGGGGCGCACCTGGGCGGCCGTCGGCGACCAGCTCATCGGCCATTACGCGGATGTGCTGGCCGGTCGCAGGGCGAGGGTGGCGGCGTGA
- a CDS encoding HEAT repeat domain-containing protein — MFDPVIAPSGTLLGLLQRGRGDGTLHALTAPRAEALAALNHCVLSDPRHDWQVENRSLYYARLYLDLNGELDEIEAHLFAVEDVFDGEESRTGLALAVLGHLASYGRRDALALLRRYAATGANWAWALDELALRDDDAALRALAAPVLARFATDAEGEAELAAAVRDAFEPRPWRLWAEDPRESIATRVRAAQEAGCFDRWQRQMRPSGPRPGWSVRAVFEWAQQGVDRGAALHVPAARCLAAVAGPEDRPEIVQAAEDGTEGARCTALRYLADSDDPDALDLIEAAVAAGPRPVVEAAVDAFERMCSPAVVDRARGWAHRPDPLGAAAGRMLACRGGAQDSDLVLAALREAVRGEGPDAPTLWTLVDGTGRLGIACAAPVLRHIYRETASSHLRGRTARALAATDPSFPSGFAVECLWDCEETTREIAARHAETGDNRVVERLRRLAADPAEEDEVQTAVRSRIGPDAPTG, encoded by the coding sequence ATGTTCGATCCGGTCATAGCGCCCAGCGGTACGCTGCTCGGCCTGCTCCAGAGGGGCCGCGGCGACGGCACGCTGCACGCGCTCACCGCCCCGCGCGCCGAAGCGCTCGCGGCACTGAACCACTGCGTGCTGAGCGACCCCCGCCACGACTGGCAGGTGGAGAACCGCTCCCTTTACTACGCCCGGCTCTACCTCGACCTGAACGGCGAGCTGGACGAGATCGAGGCCCATCTCTTCGCCGTCGAGGACGTCTTCGACGGCGAGGAGTCCCGTACCGGCCTCGCCCTGGCCGTCCTCGGCCACCTCGCCTCCTACGGCAGGCGCGACGCGCTCGCACTGCTGCGCAGGTACGCCGCCACCGGCGCCAACTGGGCCTGGGCCCTGGACGAACTGGCGCTGCGCGACGACGACGCCGCGCTGCGGGCCCTGGCCGCTCCGGTGCTGGCCCGGTTCGCCACCGACGCCGAGGGCGAGGCCGAGCTGGCCGCCGCCGTGCGCGACGCCTTTGAGCCACGGCCCTGGCGGCTGTGGGCGGAGGATCCGCGCGAATCGATCGCCACGCGCGTGCGTGCTGCTCAGGAGGCGGGCTGTTTCGACCGCTGGCAGCGGCAGATGCGACCCTCCGGGCCCCGGCCCGGGTGGAGCGTGCGGGCCGTCTTCGAGTGGGCCCAGCAGGGCGTCGACCGCGGCGCCGCGCTCCATGTGCCCGCCGCCCGCTGCCTTGCCGCCGTCGCGGGCCCCGAGGACCGGCCGGAGATCGTCCAGGCCGCCGAGGACGGCACCGAGGGCGCCCGCTGCACGGCCCTGCGCTACCTCGCCGACAGCGACGACCCGGACGCCCTCGACCTGATCGAGGCCGCCGTGGCCGCGGGGCCGCGGCCCGTCGTGGAGGCTGCCGTCGACGCCTTCGAACGAATGTGCAGTCCCGCCGTCGTGGACCGGGCCCGCGGCTGGGCCCACCGGCCCGATCCGCTGGGCGCCGCCGCCGGGCGGATGCTCGCCTGCCGTGGCGGGGCGCAGGACAGCGATCTCGTCCTCGCGGCCCTGCGCGAGGCCGTCCGCGGCGAAGGGCCCGACGCCCCAACCCTGTGGACCCTCGTGGATGGCACCGGACGGCTCGGCATCGCCTGCGCGGCCCCCGTCCTGCGCCATATCTACCGCGAGACCGCCTCCTCCCACCTACGCGGCCGCACCGCCCGCGCGCTGGCCGCCACCGATCCCTCCTTCCCCTCCGGATTCGCCGTCGAATGCCTGTGGGACTGCGAGGAGACCACCCGCGAGATCGCTGCCCGGCATGCCGAGACGGGTGACAACCGCGTCGTGGAGCGACTGCGCCGGCTCGCCGCCGACCCGGCCGAGGAGGACGAGGTCCAGACAGCCGTGCGCAGCCGGATCGGCCCTGACGCGCCCACCGGGTGA
- a CDS encoding ankyrin repeat domain-containing protein: protein MSEVPDPEVVELATKIFDLARQGRTEALVAYLDAGVPANLTNDRGDSLVMLAAYHGHAEAVRALLERGAEADRINDRGQTPLAGAVFKGETEVIRVLLEAGADPSAGTPSAVDTARMFAKTELLELFGAH, encoded by the coding sequence ATGAGTGAAGTTCCCGACCCCGAGGTCGTGGAGCTGGCGACCAAGATCTTCGATCTGGCCCGGCAGGGGCGGACCGAGGCGCTCGTGGCGTACCTCGACGCGGGCGTTCCGGCCAACCTCACCAATGACCGGGGCGACTCCCTGGTGATGCTCGCCGCCTATCACGGCCACGCCGAGGCGGTGCGCGCGCTGCTCGAGCGTGGCGCCGAGGCGGACCGGATCAACGATCGCGGCCAGACCCCGCTCGCGGGGGCCGTGTTCAAGGGTGAGACGGAAGTGATCAGGGTGCTTCTGGAGGCCGGCGCCGACCCGTCGGCGGGTACCCCGTCGGCCGTCGACACCGCTCGGATGTTCGCCAAGACGGAACTGCTCGAACTGTTCGGCGCCCACTGA